The following proteins come from a genomic window of Flavobacterium crocinum:
- the trpS gene encoding tryptophan--tRNA ligase, whose protein sequence is MAKILTGVQSTGTPHLGNLLGAIIPAIELSNDPTNESYLFIADLHSITQIKDGKTLRENTYSTAAAWLACGLNPEKVTFYRQSDVVQTTELTWYLSCFFPFQRLTLAHSFKDKADRLDDVNAGLFTYPMLMAADILLYDAEFVPVGKDQLQHLEITRDVASRFNHQMGETFVLPEAKIQENIMLIPGTNGGKMSKSANNIINIFLDDKALRKQVMSIETDSTPLEDPKNPDTCNAFAIYSLLANEEQIAQMRANYLGGNYGYGHAKQALFELITEKFKTEREKYNYYINNLEEVDALLKKGATKASVIADGVLAKVREVLGFEK, encoded by the coding sequence ATGGCAAAAATACTTACGGGTGTTCAAAGTACTGGAACGCCACATTTAGGAAATTTATTAGGGGCAATTATTCCGGCAATCGAATTATCAAATGATCCGACTAACGAATCTTATTTGTTTATTGCAGATTTACATTCAATCACTCAAATTAAAGACGGAAAAACTTTAAGAGAGAATACCTACAGTACAGCTGCAGCTTGGCTTGCTTGTGGTTTAAATCCTGAAAAAGTAACGTTTTACAGACAATCAGATGTGGTGCAAACTACTGAATTAACCTGGTATTTAAGCTGTTTTTTTCCTTTCCAAAGATTGACTTTAGCCCACTCTTTCAAAGACAAAGCAGATCGTTTAGATGACGTTAATGCCGGACTTTTCACCTATCCAATGTTAATGGCTGCCGATATATTATTGTATGATGCTGAATTTGTTCCTGTTGGAAAAGATCAGTTACAGCATTTAGAAATTACTCGTGATGTAGCTTCTCGTTTCAATCATCAAATGGGAGAAACATTTGTTCTTCCTGAAGCTAAAATTCAGGAAAACATTATGTTGATTCCGGGAACAAACGGAGGAAAAATGAGTAAGTCTGCCAACAATATTATCAATATCTTTTTGGATGACAAAGCATTACGCAAACAGGTAATGAGCATCGAAACAGATTCGACTCCGCTTGAAGATCCAAAAAATCCTGATACTTGTAACGCATTTGCAATCTATTCGCTTTTAGCAAATGAAGAACAAATTGCTCAGATGAGAGCTAATTATCTTGGCGGGAATTATGGTTACGGTCACGCCAAACAGGCTTTATTTGAATTGATTACAGAAAAATTCAAAACAGAAAGAGAAAAATACAATTACTACATCAATAACCTTGAAGAAGTGGATGCTTT
- a CDS encoding GxxExxY protein: protein MSENEISTITIGLAIEIHRSLGPGLLENVYQECLFYKLKQKGLIAEKEKPMPILFEEVKLDCGYRIDILVENKLVIETKAVESLTINHLAQTLTYLKLGNYKLGLLINFNETLLKNGIRRVVNNL, encoded by the coding sequence ATGAGTGAAAATGAAATTTCGACTATTACAATTGGTTTAGCTATAGAAATACATAGGTCTCTTGGGCCAGGATTATTAGAAAATGTATATCAAGAATGTTTATTTTATAAACTTAAACAAAAAGGTCTAATTGCGGAAAAGGAGAAACCCATGCCAATACTTTTTGAAGAAGTAAAATTGGACTGCGGTTATCGGATTGATATTTTAGTGGAAAACAAATTAGTAATTGAAACAAAAGCCGTTGAATCTTTAACAATAAATCATTTAGCACAGACATTAACTTATTTAAAATTAGGAAACTATAAACTTGGTTTATTAATAAATTTTAATGAAACTCTTTTAAAAAATGGTATTAGAAGGGTAGTAAATAATTTATAA